In Oscillospiraceae bacterium, the following are encoded in one genomic region:
- a CDS encoding ABC transporter ATP-binding protein — protein MDKKKTFEKPKDKKYTLLRLGRYMLPHTLLLIFATGLAILSNVLALWGPKLSGYAIDLIEPGKGKVDINGVMHYAFIMILLYAASSLLAYFLSLIMLVVARKITFNIREDIFNKISSLPVGFFDTHQIGDIISRISYDSDTINASLSNDVVQILASIITVVGSFIMMLSISPALVSIFVFTVPLSVYLTYRITKKTRPMFRKRSEKLGEFNGFTEEIISGQRTLRVYCREENTIEKHDIKNKETVDAYYDSEYHSSKVGPSVNFVNNLSFTLIGVFGALLYMRKAISCGDISSFVLYSRKFSGPINEIANIYGELQSALSAAERVFRLLDEIPEPPDRPGASEIVSTEGNIELKKVCFGYSKDKIILKNLSLYAPGGSLIAIVGPTGAGKTTLINLLMRFYDIDSGEITLDGKSIYDLTRRSLRLSYAMVLQDTWLFNGTVYDNIAYGKENVTREQVLAAGKAAKIDSFVKRLPKGYDTVINDDATNISKGQKQLITIARAMLMDSKMLILDEATSNVDTRTEIRIQDAMRELMRNKTCFIVAHRLSTIQNADCILVMRDGNVVESGTHDALLAQKGFYSELFYSQFE, from the coding sequence ATGGACAAAAAGAAAACCTTTGAAAAACCAAAAGATAAAAAATATACGCTTTTACGGCTCGGCCGGTATATGCTTCCGCATACATTATTGCTAATATTTGCAACAGGACTTGCGATTTTATCGAATGTTCTCGCTCTTTGGGGTCCGAAGCTTTCCGGATATGCGATCGACCTGATTGAACCCGGAAAGGGCAAGGTTGATATAAACGGAGTTATGCACTACGCGTTTATTATGATCCTCCTATATGCCGCCTCAAGTCTGCTGGCTTATTTTCTTTCTTTGATAATGCTTGTCGTTGCCCGAAAAATAACCTTTAACATCAGAGAAGACATTTTTAATAAAATATCGTCTCTCCCGGTCGGCTTTTTCGACACGCATCAGATCGGTGATATAATCAGCAGGATATCCTACGATTCTGACACAATAAACGCATCGCTTTCAAACGATGTCGTTCAGATACTCGCAAGCATAATAACAGTGGTCGGTTCTTTTATAATGATGCTGTCAATTTCTCCGGCTCTCGTATCAATTTTTGTCTTTACCGTGCCTCTTTCTGTTTACCTGACCTATAGAATAACAAAAAAGACGCGTCCGATGTTTCGCAAGCGTTCGGAAAAGCTCGGTGAATTCAACGGATTTACCGAGGAGATTATTTCTGGTCAGCGTACTCTGCGTGTTTACTGCCGTGAAGAAAATACTATAGAAAAGCATGATATAAAAAACAAAGAAACTGTAGACGCGTATTACGATTCCGAATATCACTCAAGCAAGGTCGGACCTTCCGTAAACTTTGTGAACAATCTGTCATTTACGCTGATAGGTGTTTTCGGAGCACTCCTTTACATGAGAAAAGCAATTTCGTGCGGCGATATTTCGTCATTTGTGCTTTACTCACGAAAATTTTCCGGACCGATAAACGAAATCGCCAACATTTATGGCGAGCTTCAATCCGCGCTTTCCGCCGCTGAAAGAGTGTTCCGTTTGCTTGATGAAATTCCGGAACCACCTGACAGACCCGGCGCGTCGGAAATCGTTTCCACTGAAGGGAACATAGAGCTGAAAAAGGTATGCTTCGGATACTCAAAAGATAAAATTATACTTAAAAATTTATCTTTATACGCGCCAGGCGGTAGTCTGATTGCTATAGTAGGTCCTACCGGAGCAGGGAAAACCACGCTTATAAACCTTTTAATGAGATTTTACGACATAGATTCGGGAGAGATTACGCTCGATGGAAAATCGATTTACGATCTGACTCGACGCAGCCTCAGACTATCGTACGCGATGGTTTTACAAGATACATGGCTTTTTAACGGAACTGTTTATGATAACATAGCATACGGAAAAGAAAACGTCACCAGAGAGCAGGTGCTCGCCGCCGGGAAAGCCGCAAAAATCGACAGCTTTGTAAAAAGACTGCCAAAAGGCTACGATACGGTTATAAATGACGATGCAACCAATATATCCAAGGGACAAAAACAGCTTATCACAATCGCACGCGCCATGCTGATGGATTCAAAAATGCTGATTCTTGACGAGGCGACATCAAACGTGGATACACGTACAGAAATAAGAATTCAGGATGCCATGCGCGAGCTTATGAGAAATAAAACCTGCTTCATCGTCGCGCATCGTTTATCGACGATACAAAATGCAGATTGTATTCTTGTTATGCGAGACGGAAATGTTGTTGAGAGCGGTACACATGATGCTCTGCTTGCTCAAAAAGGCTTTTACAGCGAATTGTTTTATTCACAATTCGAATAA
- a CDS encoding ABC transporter ATP-binding protein, which translates to MMKRVFAYLSPYKWRITMGLLIKFAGTIMDLCLPWILAHIIDDIIPLGNTRFVLIWGVIMLFCSFIAWGGNIIANQKAAAVARDTTEGIRHDLFSKISYLSDSQIDKFSIPSLISRMTADTYYVHRVVGMMQRIGIRAPILILGGVVITMTLDPVLSLLLVAMMPFIVLITYVVSKRGVPLYTKQQETQDELVRVVRENAVGIRVIKALSKTDYEIDRFKKYNTDMLKKEMKAGSTMALIDPVMRLILNTGLVLVVIVGAYRVNSDLTEVGKIIAFLTYFTIILNAMLSVTRIFTMYSQADASAKRIFEVLDSPEELSREECDVPVAESDDDIPVIEFKNVSFSYLKHGNDVENISFYLRKGETLGIIGPTGSGKSTIISLLLRLYDIDEGEILIDGKKIKSYDPHELHSKFGVVFQNDILFEDTIAENIRFGRDISDGDIMSASFRAQASEFIDNGKGYDGYVAIKGSNLSGGQKQRLLVARAIAGNPEILILDDSSSALDYKTDASMRREIRTNYASTTTILIAQRISSVMQADKIIVLDDGKIIGAGTHSELMKSCEEYRKISLLQLGKERTR; encoded by the coding sequence ATGATGAAAAGAGTATTCGCTTATCTGTCGCCATATAAATGGCGTATTACTATGGGATTACTGATCAAATTTGCCGGAACAATAATGGATTTATGTCTGCCATGGATTCTCGCACATATTATCGACGATATAATCCCTCTTGGAAATACCAGGTTTGTTTTGATTTGGGGCGTTATAATGCTTTTTTGTTCGTTCATCGCATGGGGCGGAAATATAATTGCCAATCAAAAGGCCGCCGCGGTCGCAAGGGACACGACGGAGGGAATAAGACATGACTTATTTAGTAAAATATCATATCTATCTGACAGTCAGATAGATAAATTCTCCATACCTTCGCTTATCAGCCGAATGACAGCAGATACATATTATGTTCACCGAGTTGTCGGTATGATGCAGAGAATAGGCATACGCGCTCCTATATTGATACTTGGCGGAGTAGTTATCACAATGACTCTTGACCCTGTGCTGTCTCTTCTTTTGGTTGCCATGATGCCTTTTATCGTTTTAATTACATATGTGGTATCTAAAAGAGGCGTTCCGCTTTATACAAAACAACAGGAAACACAGGACGAGCTTGTGCGTGTCGTACGCGAAAATGCCGTAGGCATACGCGTTATAAAAGCACTTTCAAAAACAGATTATGAAATAGATCGTTTTAAAAAATATAACACAGATATGCTTAAAAAAGAGATGAAAGCCGGCTCGACCATGGCTTTGATAGATCCGGTCATGCGTCTCATACTTAACACTGGACTTGTGCTTGTTGTCATCGTCGGCGCGTACAGAGTCAATTCAGATCTCACCGAAGTTGGAAAGATAATTGCATTTCTTACATATTTTACGATTATATTAAATGCAATGCTGTCTGTCACGAGGATATTCACAATGTATTCTCAGGCGGACGCGTCAGCAAAGCGCATATTTGAAGTGCTTGATTCTCCGGAGGAGCTGTCACGTGAGGAATGTGATGTGCCTGTTGCGGAATCAGACGATGATATACCGGTTATAGAGTTCAAAAACGTGTCTTTTTCATATTTGAAGCATGGTAACGATGTCGAAAACATATCCTTTTACCTCAGAAAGGGAGAAACACTTGGCATAATTGGACCGACCGGTTCAGGAAAATCTACTATTATTTCGCTTTTGCTCAGGCTTTACGATATCGACGAAGGTGAAATATTGATTGACGGTAAAAAAATAAAATCATATGATCCGCACGAGCTTCATTCGAAATTCGGCGTCGTATTTCAAAATGATATATTATTTGAAGACACAATAGCGGAGAACATCAGATTTGGCAGAGACATATCGGACGGCGATATAATGTCGGCTTCATTCCGCGCACAGGCATCGGAATTTATTGATAATGGCAAAGGCTATGATGGATATGTTGCTATCAAGGGATCAAATCTTTCTGGGGGACAGAAGCAGAGACTCCTCGTTGCTCGCGCGATAGCGGGAAATCCTGAAATCCTTATTCTTGATGATTCTTCAAGCGCGTTGGATTACAAAACAGACGCATCTATGCGTCGTGAAATAAGAACCAATTATGCGTCAACGACTACAATTCTGATCGCGCAACGCATTTCGTCGGTTATGCAGGCGGACAAGATAATCGTATTGGATGACGGGAAAATAATCGGCGCCGGCACACATTCGGAGCTGATGAAAAGCTGTGAGGAATACCGCAAGATAAGTCTGCTTCAACTGGGAAAGGAGCGGACGCGTTAA
- a CDS encoding transposase, with translation MSVRVSTDIAAVIDKDDILFYNNIDFIEYYNLYWIHFMELPKRKQIRLKGYDYSRNGAYFITICAHKKETIFCEITCRGDPCGLPHINHDPCGLQTIQYTRLGEIALQQINCIEKLYKISFDKYVVMPNHIHAIIFIDRGITDNHDTTDNRGITDNRKGCPYGGDDGISQIVGAYKSVVANEWLKICKQNNLPMGVIWQRSFHDHIIRDEHDYIRIWQYIDENPTKWTEDCLHEI, from the coding sequence TTGTCCGTACGGGTATCAACGGATATCGCAGCGGTAATTGACAAAGACGATATTTTGTTTTATAATAACATTGATTTTATTGAATATTACAATTTATATTGGATTCATTTTATGGAATTGCCAAAACGAAAGCAGATACGATTAAAAGGATACGATTATTCACGAAACGGTGCGTATTTTATAACAATATGCGCCCATAAAAAAGAAACGATATTTTGTGAAATAACCTGTAGGGGAGACCCTTGCGGTCTCCCGCATATTAATCATGACCCTTGCGGTCTGCAAACCATTCAGTATACGCGTTTAGGCGAAATTGCATTACAACAAATCAATTGCATAGAAAAATTATATAAAATTTCATTCGATAAATATGTTGTTATGCCAAACCATATACATGCGATAATATTTATTGACCGCGGCATTACGGACAACCATGATACAACGGACAACCGCGGCATTACGGACAACCGCAAGGGTTGTCCCTACGGGGGCGACGACGGGATATCGCAAATCGTTGGCGCATATAAATCCGTTGTGGCGAATGAATGGCTTAAAATATGCAAACAAAATAACTTGCCGATGGGCGTAATATGGCAGAGGTCGTTTCATGATCATATCATCAGAGATGAACATGATTATATACGAATATGGCAATATATCGACGAAAACCCGACAAAATGGACTGAGGATTGTTTACATGAAATATAA
- a CDS encoding VanZ family protein yields the protein MKKYLRIPACILYLTAFCCIFIYIFYSFTPAVMITPSSRLALLCSACLTVYFGSILLIRTIQKQKIVAVMKITFAICFALYICLITTLVLFDSYFGRSIHSWLSQWNSEALSDYLKYSFNIIPFATILSYIEKLFENRINMNSVVINIVGNIIAFTPFAFFLPLFFKKLRSFSRFLLAMICIVSTVELLQFVLLAGSCDIDDVILNVGGSCMAYGILHIGFFSRIIEKITLLQYRNERKFPRISEHN from the coding sequence ATGAAAAAATATCTTAGAATACCTGCCTGTATTCTTTATCTGACCGCCTTCTGCTGTATTTTTATTTATATATTTTACAGCTTCACTCCGGCGGTGATGATTACGCCTTCTTCGCGTCTTGCCCTCTTATGCTCGGCATGCCTGACCGTTTACTTTGGAAGCATACTCCTCATAAGGACAATACAAAAACAAAAAATCGTTGCCGTAATGAAAATCACCTTCGCGATATGCTTTGCTTTATACATATGCCTTATAACAACGCTTGTATTGTTTGATTCCTATTTTGGACGATCCATACATTCATGGCTGTCGCAGTGGAATTCGGAAGCGCTGTCGGATTATCTCAAATATTCCTTTAATATTATACCGTTTGCCACTATACTCTCATATATTGAAAAGCTTTTTGAAAACAGAATAAATATGAATAGCGTCGTGATCAATATCGTCGGAAACATTATCGCTTTTACTCCGTTCGCTTTTTTTCTGCCGCTTTTCTTTAAAAAGTTGAGATCCTTTTCGCGGTTCCTTTTAGCGATGATCTGCATTGTTTCCACGGTAGAGCTTTTGCAATTTGTTTTATTGGCAGGTTCCTGTGATATTGATGATGTAATTCTGAATGTCGGAGGTTCCTGTATGGCTTATGGTATTCTGCATATCGGATTTTTTAGCAGGATAATCGAAAAAATAACTCTCTTACAGTATCGGAATGAGCGGAAATTTCCCCGTATTTCAGAGCATAATTAA
- a CDS encoding glycosyltransferase yields MKISLIIPMYNEISIAADTAKTLNSYMRGVYDDFEIIFCDDGSTDGCAGAVRDLRLEHVRVTGYKNNRGKGYAVKTGMLEAAGDIVIFTDCDLAYGTEVIKKLCDMLVSSPGYALAIGSRRLERGGYGKYTVIRSLASKVYVNILRVAGGIKQSDFQCGCKAFRHDAARAVFSVLSTDGFAFDYEALLLAGKLGFKTAEVPVKIINHRESKINLARDAIRMLNDVRKIKRKVNADFKHKK; encoded by the coding sequence ATGAAAATTTCTCTGATTATACCGATGTATAACGAAATTTCAATCGCCGCTGATACCGCGAAAACGTTAAACAGCTATATGCGCGGCGTTTATGACGATTTCGAGATCATTTTCTGCGACGACGGAAGCACCGACGGCTGTGCCGGGGCAGTTCGCGATCTGAGGCTGGAGCACGTCCGGGTGACGGGCTATAAAAATAACAGAGGAAAAGGATATGCGGTAAAAACCGGAATGCTCGAAGCCGCGGGCGATATTGTCATATTCACCGACTGCGATCTTGCTTACGGCACCGAAGTCATAAAAAAGCTGTGCGACATGCTCGTTTCATCGCCGGGTTATGCGCTGGCAATAGGCTCACGCAGGCTCGAGCGCGGAGGATACGGAAAATATACAGTAATACGCTCTCTGGCGTCAAAGGTATACGTAAATATCCTGCGCGTCGCGGGAGGTATAAAGCAATCGGATTTTCAATGCGGCTGCAAGGCTTTCAGGCATGACGCCGCGCGCGCGGTTTTCTCCGTGCTTTCGACGGATGGCTTCGCTTTCGATTACGAAGCGCTGCTTCTCGCCGGAAAGCTCGGCTTTAAAACGGCCGAGGTTCCTGTTAAAATCATCAATCACCGCGAATCGAAGATAAATCTTGCACGCGACGCAATCAGAATGCTCAATGACGTCAGAAAAATAAAACGCAAAGTAAACGCGGATTTTAAGCATAAGAAATAA